A window from Acidobacteriota bacterium encodes these proteins:
- a CDS encoding aminotransferase class V-fold PLP-dependent enzyme translates to MTIYLDNAATTYPKPEAVHLRLGSFLREHGANPGRGSYRMVQEAEGVISGARRRLAAFFNAPDPSRVIFALNATDALNIAIFGALRQGDHVVTTVSDHNSIVRPLNRLERDGVVTVTRVRPDGLGVVDPAAIAAAMTAGTRMVALHHGSNVSGALQPVAEIGKIARERGALFLVDAAQTAGLWPVDVAAMSIDLLALPGHKSLLGPAGTGALILGAGVTIGSWRTGGTGGDSSYPLQPEEYPHHLEAGTLNTPGIAAMMEGVAYVESRGLAAIRAHEMSMIVRLAAGLGDNRKIRFFGPPASAPRVSVLTFNVEGIAPDEIAGILDASFDIAVRSGLHCAPGAHRELGTFPHGAVRVSPGPFTTAEEIDTLVAAVRKIAG, encoded by the coding sequence ATGACCATCTATCTCGACAACGCCGCGACGACGTACCCGAAGCCCGAGGCCGTCCACCTCAGGCTCGGCTCGTTCCTGCGCGAGCACGGCGCGAACCCCGGGCGGGGCTCGTACCGGATGGTGCAGGAGGCCGAGGGGGTCATCTCGGGGGCGCGGCGAAGGCTCGCCGCCTTCTTCAACGCCCCCGATCCGTCGCGCGTGATCTTCGCCCTCAACGCCACCGACGCCCTCAACATCGCGATCTTCGGCGCGCTGAGGCAGGGCGACCATGTCGTCACGACCGTCTCCGATCACAACTCGATCGTGCGCCCTCTCAACAGGCTGGAGAGGGACGGCGTCGTGACGGTCACGCGCGTGAGACCCGACGGCCTCGGCGTCGTCGATCCTGCGGCGATCGCCGCGGCGATGACCGCCGGCACGCGGATGGTCGCGCTTCATCACGGCTCGAACGTGTCGGGGGCGCTGCAGCCCGTCGCCGAGATCGGGAAGATCGCCCGGGAGCGGGGGGCTCTCTTCCTCGTCGACGCCGCGCAGACGGCGGGGCTCTGGCCGGTGGACGTGGCCGCGATGTCGATCGACCTTCTCGCCCTGCCGGGGCACAAGAGCCTTCTCGGGCCGGCCGGAACGGGGGCGCTGATCCTCGGCGCGGGGGTGACCATCGGGTCGTGGCGCACCGGCGGCACGGGAGGGGACTCCTCATACCCGCTCCAGCCGGAGGAGTACCCGCACCACCTCGAGGCGGGGACGCTCAACACCCCGGGGATCGCGGCGATGATGGAGGGGGTCGCCTACGTCGAGTCGCGGGGCCTCGCCGCCATCCGCGCGCACGAGATGTCGATGATCGTCAGGCTCGCCGCAGGGCTCGGCGATAACCGGAAGATCCGCTTCTTCGGCCCGCCGGCGTCGGCGCCGCGCGTCAGCGTCCTCACCTTCAACGTCGAGGGGATCGCGCCGGACGAGATCGCGGGGATCCTCGACGCCTCGTTCGACATCGCCGTCCGCTCGGGGCTCCACTGCGCCCCGGGGGCTCACCGCGAGCTGGGCACGTTCCCTCACGGCGCGGTCCGCGTCAGCCCCGGCCCCTTCACGACCGCCGAGGAGATCGACACCCTCGTCGCGGCGGTGAGGAAGATCGCGGGATAG
- a CDS encoding type I 3-dehydroquinate dehydratase, whose amino-acid sequence MIILSISERDPGEVRRLLASPPEGVDAVEVRLDLLKAREPSGWFPGPAVSPRPVIATCRRRADGGEFAGGEKGRREALLAAARAGVAYVDVEHGSALEGSIGDLAPAKIILSHHDRRRTQAAASLAALYRRMARVPGVAVVKIVTTAADPLDVVTIRDLLARAAAGKTPLAAFAMGELGVASRILAPSWGSWATYVALRDGRASAPGQLTLAEALGTYRVEEIDGETRLAGITGYPVSHSLSPAMHNAAYAEHKLNFRYLPFASPKADAIPKLIRKLRLRGLSVTAPHKIAIVKKMQRLDPAARRLGAVNTIVNDGKRLFGFNTDADGLMNPLRLRIDPSGMTVAIVGAGGSARALAVALREGGAEVLIASRRERPGREMARATGARYVELKRLARASYDILINATPAGMDRRGMPVGAAAVKGQLVAELVYRPPLTPLLTLARARGIQTISGLDVLLSQGIEQYALFTGLSGPVETMRGALSAALARAGEVVI is encoded by the coding sequence ATGATCATCCTGTCGATCTCGGAGCGCGATCCCGGCGAGGTGCGGCGCCTTCTCGCCTCGCCCCCGGAGGGGGTCGATGCGGTCGAGGTGCGGCTGGATCTCCTGAAGGCCCGCGAGCCCTCGGGGTGGTTCCCCGGGCCGGCGGTCTCCCCGAGGCCCGTCATCGCCACCTGCCGCCGGCGCGCCGACGGCGGGGAGTTCGCGGGAGGGGAGAAGGGGCGCCGCGAGGCGCTCCTGGCCGCGGCCCGCGCCGGGGTCGCGTACGTCGACGTCGAGCACGGCTCGGCGCTCGAAGGGTCGATCGGCGATCTCGCGCCGGCGAAGATCATCCTCTCGCACCACGACCGCCGGCGCACGCAGGCCGCCGCGTCGCTCGCGGCGCTCTACCGGCGGATGGCGCGCGTCCCCGGCGTCGCGGTCGTGAAGATCGTCACGACGGCCGCGGATCCCCTCGACGTCGTCACGATCCGGGACCTCCTCGCCCGCGCCGCCGCGGGGAAGACGCCGCTCGCGGCTTTCGCGATGGGGGAGCTCGGGGTCGCGAGCCGCATCCTCGCGCCGTCGTGGGGATCGTGGGCGACCTACGTCGCGCTGCGCGACGGGAGGGCCTCGGCCCCCGGCCAGCTCACGCTCGCCGAGGCGCTCGGGACCTACCGCGTCGAGGAGATCGACGGCGAGACGCGCCTCGCCGGCATCACGGGGTATCCCGTCTCCCACTCCCTGTCGCCGGCGATGCACAACGCCGCCTACGCGGAGCACAAGCTCAACTTCCGCTACCTCCCCTTCGCCTCGCCGAAGGCGGACGCCATCCCGAAGCTGATCCGGAAGCTGAGGCTTCGCGGGCTGAGCGTGACGGCGCCGCACAAGATCGCCATCGTGAAGAAGATGCAGCGTCTCGACCCGGCCGCGCGACGGCTCGGCGCCGTGAACACCATCGTGAACGACGGGAAGCGTCTCTTCGGCTTCAACACCGACGCCGACGGGCTCATGAACCCGCTGCGCCTGAGGATCGACCCCTCGGGGATGACCGTGGCGATCGTCGGGGCGGGGGGATCGGCGCGCGCGCTGGCCGTCGCCCTGAGGGAGGGGGGGGCGGAGGTCCTCATCGCCTCGCGGCGCGAGAGGCCCGGGCGCGAGATGGCGCGCGCCACCGGGGCGCGGTACGTCGAGCTCAAGCGCCTCGCGCGCGCGTCGTACGACATCCTCATCAACGCCACCCCCGCGGGGATGGATCGCCGCGGGATGCCGGTGGGGGCCGCCGCGGTGAAGGGGCAGCTCGTCGCCGAGCTCGTCTACCGCCCGCCCCTCACGCCGCTCCTCACCCTCGCGCGCGCGCGCGGCATCCAGACCATCTCCGGGCTGGACGTGCTCCTCTCCCAGGGGATCGAGCAGTACGCCCTCTTCACCGGGCTTTCCGGTCCGGTCGAGACGATGCGCGGCGCGCTCTCCGCGGCGCTCGCGCGGGCTGGCGAGGTGGTGATTTGA
- the trpD gene encoding anthranilate phosphoribosyltransferase gives MLKPFIRRAVEGRNLSRREAGAAMEIIMEGAADDAQIAAFAVALRMKGESADEIAGFARAMRERAVPFPASGADLVDTCGTGGDGLSTPNVSTLAALVAAGAGVKIAKHGNRSATSRCGSADLLERLGVAIDRPPEAAARTLERAGIVFLFAPAYHPALKRAAAARSAIGVRSFFNLLGPLCNPARAEAAVIGVADGARVVMMAQAARRLGMKRALVVHGSDGMDELTLAGASRCARLAGGKIRYMTIRPSRAGLRERAGRVGRGGDPDRNAREAIEILDGRRGGARDLVVLNAAAVLEIGGAARDLREGAALAAESLDRGAAASKLEALR, from the coding sequence GTGCTGAAGCCGTTCATCCGGCGCGCCGTCGAGGGGCGGAACCTCTCGCGCCGGGAGGCGGGCGCGGCGATGGAGATCATCATGGAGGGGGCGGCCGACGACGCGCAGATCGCGGCCTTCGCCGTGGCGCTCCGCATGAAGGGGGAGTCGGCCGACGAGATCGCCGGGTTCGCCCGCGCGATGCGCGAGCGCGCGGTCCCCTTTCCCGCGAGCGGGGCCGATCTGGTCGACACCTGCGGCACGGGAGGGGACGGCCTCTCGACGCCGAACGTCTCGACGCTCGCGGCCCTCGTGGCCGCCGGGGCCGGAGTGAAGATCGCGAAGCACGGGAACCGCTCGGCCACGAGCCGGTGCGGCAGCGCCGACCTCCTCGAGAGGCTCGGCGTGGCAATCGATCGCCCCCCCGAGGCGGCGGCGCGCACGCTCGAGCGCGCCGGCATCGTCTTCCTCTTCGCCCCCGCGTACCACCCGGCGCTGAAGCGCGCGGCGGCGGCGCGATCGGCGATCGGTGTCCGGAGCTTCTTCAATCTCCTCGGCCCGCTGTGCAACCCGGCGCGGGCGGAAGCCGCGGTCATCGGCGTCGCCGACGGCGCGCGCGTCGTGATGATGGCGCAGGCGGCGCGACGGCTCGGCATGAAGCGCGCGCTCGTCGTCCACGGATCCGACGGGATGGACGAGCTGACCCTCGCGGGCGCGAGCCGCTGCGCGCGCCTCGCGGGGGGGAAGATCCGGTACATGACGATCCGCCCCTCCCGCGCAGGGCTGAGGGAGCGGGCCGGGCGCGTCGGGCGGGGAGGGGATCCCGATCGGAACGCGCGCGAGGCGATCGAGATCCTGGATGGGCGCCGGGGGGGCGCGCGCGACCTCGTCGTGCTCAACGCCGCCGCCGTCCTCGAGATCGGCGGCGCCGCGCGCGACCTGCGCGAGGGGGCGGCGCTCGCGGCCGAAAGTCTCGACCGCGGCGCGGCGGCCTCGAAGCTCGAGGCGCTTCGATGA
- a CDS encoding uracil-DNA glycosylase: MEGTLVSLSKLERAIVACEKCPRLRAHCTRVAIERKRAFRDEVYWGKPVPGFGDPNARLFIVGLAPAAHGGNRTGRVFTGDQSGSWLYEALHRFGFSNLPDSTGRDDGVVLTGCFISASARCAPPANKPTRHEIDNCRPFLVQEMALLRRIEVVLTLGSIAHAAWLRAAGWWDEMAPRERPRFRHDGEWRLPDGRTLVSAYHPSRQNTNTGRLTRAMWHRVFERVRSRLA, translated from the coding sequence ATGGAGGGGACTCTCGTGTCTTTGTCGAAGCTGGAGCGCGCGATCGTCGCTTGCGAGAAGTGCCCGCGGCTCAGGGCGCACTGCACGCGGGTCGCGATCGAGAGGAAGCGCGCGTTCCGCGACGAAGTCTACTGGGGGAAGCCCGTCCCCGGCTTCGGCGATCCGAACGCGCGGCTCTTCATCGTGGGCCTAGCCCCGGCGGCGCACGGCGGAAATCGCACGGGGCGCGTCTTCACGGGCGACCAGAGCGGGAGCTGGCTCTACGAGGCGCTCCACCGTTTCGGCTTCTCGAACCTCCCCGACTCCACGGGCCGCGATGACGGCGTCGTTCTCACCGGCTGCTTCATCTCGGCCTCCGCGCGCTGCGCCCCGCCGGCCAACAAGCCCACGAGACACGAGATCGACAACTGCCGCCCCTTCCTCGTCCAGGAGATGGCCCTTCTCCGTCGAATCGAGGTCGTGCTGACGCTCGGAAGCATCGCCCACGCGGCGTGGCTGAGGGCGGCGGGATGGTGGGATGAAATGGCGCCGCGCGAGCGCCCCCGCTTTCGTCACGACGGGGAATGGCGGCTTCCCGACGGAAGGACCCTCGTGAGCGCCTACCATCCCAGCCGCCAGAATACGAACACCGGAAGACTGACGCGGGCGATGTGGCACCGGGTCTTCGAGCGCGTCCGCTCGCGCCTCGCCTGA
- the trpE gene encoding anthranilate synthase component I produces MRPHAQPSPAEAAALARGAAIIPITREVPADLVTPVSAFLGAAAGSRNAFLLESVEGGESLARYSFLGWNPRLVVRARGTRVTEETGGRRRTYEGNVLDVLRQRLRSSPVAAVPGLPRFASGAVGFIGYDAVRLLEAIPDGGSDPLGFDDVVFGFYDRLAAFDHVRQRLLLIALMRVQGPADVRRLHAATLRDLDGMERALTAPRRIRPSAPAARRRGAFRSNVSRGTFEKRVRAAQSLIRAGEIFQVVLSQRFESKLPATPFDVYRSLRRINPSPYMYCLLDGDDAIVGASPEMLVRVEDDRLETRPIAGTRPRGASEAEDRALEEELKGDAKERAEHLMLVDLARNDLGRVARPGSIGVHGLMSVERFSHVMHLVTRVTGVLRDDLDAFDALAACFPAGTVSGAPKVRAMEVIEELEGTRRGPYAGAVAYADVAGNLDSCITIRTMVSRGRRAFVQAGAGIVADSTPSREYEETCRKAEALIAAVAGAR; encoded by the coding sequence GTGAGGCCGCACGCCCAGCCCTCGCCCGCCGAGGCGGCCGCCCTCGCGCGCGGCGCGGCCATCATCCCGATCACGCGGGAGGTTCCGGCCGATCTCGTCACCCCCGTCTCCGCGTTCCTCGGCGCCGCCGCCGGCAGCCGGAACGCCTTCCTCCTCGAGTCCGTGGAGGGAGGGGAATCTCTCGCGCGCTACTCGTTCCTCGGCTGGAACCCGCGCCTCGTCGTGCGGGCCCGCGGGACGAGGGTGACCGAGGAGACGGGCGGGAGGCGCCGGACGTACGAGGGGAACGTCCTCGACGTGCTGCGGCAGCGCCTGCGCTCGTCCCCCGTCGCGGCCGTCCCCGGCCTGCCGCGCTTCGCGTCGGGGGCCGTCGGCTTCATCGGCTACGACGCCGTGCGGCTTCTCGAGGCGATTCCGGACGGTGGAAGCGACCCCCTCGGATTCGACGACGTCGTCTTCGGCTTCTACGATCGCCTGGCCGCTTTCGATCACGTGCGGCAGCGGCTCCTCCTCATCGCGCTGATGCGCGTCCAGGGGCCGGCCGACGTGCGCCGCCTCCACGCCGCCACGCTCCGGGACCTCGACGGGATGGAGCGCGCGCTCACCGCGCCGCGGAGGATCCGGCCTTCCGCGCCCGCCGCGCGCCGGAGGGGCGCCTTCAGGTCGAACGTCTCGCGGGGGACCTTCGAGAAGCGCGTCCGCGCGGCGCAGTCCCTCATCCGCGCGGGGGAGATCTTCCAGGTCGTGCTGAGCCAACGGTTCGAGTCGAAGCTCCCGGCCACCCCCTTCGACGTCTACCGATCGCTCCGGCGGATCAACCCCTCACCGTACATGTACTGCCTCCTCGACGGCGACGACGCGATCGTCGGCGCCTCCCCCGAGATGCTGGTGCGCGTGGAGGACGATCGATTGGAGACCCGCCCCATCGCGGGGACGAGGCCGCGCGGCGCGTCGGAGGCGGAGGACCGCGCGCTGGAGGAGGAGCTGAAGGGCGACGCGAAGGAGCGCGCCGAGCATCTCATGCTGGTCGATCTCGCGCGGAACGACCTGGGGCGCGTCGCACGCCCGGGGTCCATCGGCGTCCACGGCCTCATGTCGGTCGAGCGCTTCTCGCACGTGATGCACCTCGTGACGCGCGTGACGGGAGTCCTCCGCGACGATCTCGACGCCTTCGACGCCCTGGCGGCGTGCTTCCCGGCGGGAACGGTGTCGGGGGCGCCCAAGGTGAGGGCGATGGAGGTCATCGAGGAGCTGGAGGGGACGCGGCGGGGACCGTACGCCGGGGCCGTCGCCTACGCCGACGTGGCCGGGAACCTCGACTCGTGCATCACCATCCGCACGATGGTCAGCCGCGGCCGCCGCGCCTTCGTGCAGGCCGGGGCCGGCATCGTCGCCGACTCGACCCCGTCCCGCGAGTATGAGGAGACGTGCCGCAAGGCCGAGGCGCTGATCGCCGCCGTCGCGGGGGCGCGATGA
- a CDS encoding ThiF family adenylyltransferase, translated as MSAQADGRYSRQVLFKPIGDEGQRRLGAARAAVVGVGATGSVTASILARAGVGALRLIDRDVIDESNLQRQFLYTEDDLRALKPKAIAARDHLRAANSTVALEAVVEDLGPDNAVRLLTGVDLILDGTDNFETRFLMNDVAVRHGIPWIYTACLGAYGVTMTIVPGETACLRCLMETPPDLGSTPTCDTAGVIAPIVAIIASFQAAEALKILSGSSSETSDALLSVDAWTQKVTRVRVPRGGGRRRCAACDGMEFEFLAGRGTRPAAICGRNAVQIMPSTRGALDLAALAARLGAAGQVERSEFMLRFTAPGCQLSIFPDGRAIVAGTSDPAAARALYARYVGA; from the coding sequence TTGAGCGCCCAAGCCGACGGCCGGTACTCGCGCCAGGTCCTCTTCAAGCCGATCGGCGACGAGGGGCAGCGGCGCCTCGGCGCGGCTCGCGCCGCCGTGGTGGGCGTGGGGGCCACCGGGTCCGTCACCGCGTCGATCCTCGCGCGCGCGGGGGTCGGCGCGCTGCGCCTCATCGATCGCGACGTCATCGACGAGAGCAATCTCCAGCGGCAGTTCCTCTACACCGAGGACGATCTGAGGGCGCTGAAGCCGAAGGCGATCGCGGCGCGCGATCATCTGAGGGCCGCCAATTCGACGGTCGCCCTCGAGGCGGTGGTCGAGGACTTAGGGCCCGACAACGCGGTGAGGCTCCTCACCGGCGTCGATCTCATCCTCGACGGCACCGACAACTTCGAGACGCGATTCCTGATGAACGACGTCGCGGTCCGGCACGGTATCCCGTGGATCTACACCGCGTGCCTGGGGGCGTACGGCGTCACCATGACGATCGTCCCGGGCGAGACGGCGTGCCTGAGGTGCCTGATGGAGACTCCACCCGATCTTGGCTCCACGCCGACCTGCGACACCGCCGGGGTCATCGCCCCCATCGTCGCCATCATCGCGTCGTTCCAGGCGGCGGAGGCGCTGAAGATCCTCTCGGGCTCGTCGAGCGAGACGAGCGACGCCCTCCTGAGCGTCGACGCGTGGACTCAGAAGGTCACGCGCGTGCGCGTGCCGAGAGGGGGCGGGCGCCGCCGATGCGCGGCTTGCGACGGGATGGAGTTCGAGTTCCTCGCGGGGCGGGGGACGCGGCCGGCGGCGATCTGCGGCCGCAACGCGGTCCAGATCATGCCTTCGACCCGCGGCGCGCTGGACCTCGCGGCGCTCGCGGCCCGGCTGGGTGCGGCGGGGCAGGTCGAGCGATCGGAGTTCATGCTCCGCTTCACCGCGCCGGGGTGCCAGCTCTCCATCTTTCCCGACGGACGGGCCATCGTGGCCGGCACCAGCGACCCGGCGGCCGCACGCGCCCTCTACGCGCGCTACGTCGGCGCCTGA
- a CDS encoding aminodeoxychorismate/anthranilate synthase component II, whose product MILVLDNYDSFTYNIVQYLQELGAEVEVRRNDAVGVEEIERRRFAAVVISPGPGRPEEAGITEEIVRRLGGKVPILGVCLGHQAIARVFGGRIVRAEVLMHGKTSAIRHDGRTIFAGLPDPFDATRYHSLIVERSSFPEALEVSATTGDGIVMGLRRKSAGAPLEGVQFHPESILTIEGKKLLANFLGMIAPC is encoded by the coding sequence ATGATCCTCGTCCTCGACAACTACGACTCGTTCACGTACAACATCGTCCAGTATCTTCAAGAGCTGGGCGCCGAGGTCGAGGTGCGCCGGAACGACGCCGTCGGCGTCGAGGAGATCGAGCGGCGCCGCTTCGCAGCCGTCGTCATCTCGCCCGGGCCGGGGCGCCCGGAGGAGGCGGGGATCACGGAGGAGATCGTGAGGCGGCTCGGCGGAAAGGTCCCGATCCTCGGGGTCTGCCTCGGCCACCAGGCGATCGCCCGCGTCTTCGGCGGCAGGATCGTGAGGGCCGAGGTCCTCATGCACGGGAAGACGTCGGCCATCCGTCACGACGGCCGGACGATCTTCGCGGGCCTCCCCGATCCCTTCGACGCGACGCGCTACCACTCGCTGATCGTCGAGCGCTCGAGTTTTCCCGAGGCGCTCGAGGTGAGCGCCACGACCGGCGACGGGATCGTGATGGGGCTGAGGCGGAAAAGCGCCGGCGCGCCGCTCGAGGGAGTGCAGTTCCACCCGGAGTCGATCCTCACGATCGAGGGGAAGAAGCTCCTCGCGAACTTCCTCGGGATGATCGCCCCGTGCTGA
- a CDS encoding PLP-dependent cysteine synthase family protein: MEIRESILETIGRTPMVRLRRIGEGAGAEIVAKIEGFNPMGSVKERIALEIVERAEADGSLKAGMTLLESSSGNTGIGLAMVGAAKGYEVVVTMPWKASVERRVILRALGARVVLTPPGGSSDTAWDMADEMATGEPDRYFRVAQYDSPHNAGAHYRHTAEEIWEQCGGRLDAFVATLGTTGTIVGAGRRLKELDANIRIVAAEPQPGHTQMGLRNLEESRVPSIWDPEVADDRIVVSDEDAYRAARDLTRREGIFGGISSGTAVHAALVTARRLGRGRVVALLPDRGEKYLSTSLFPKDGA, encoded by the coding sequence ATGGAGATCCGGGAGAGCATCCTCGAGACGATCGGGCGGACGCCGATGGTCCGCCTGCGGCGGATCGGCGAGGGGGCGGGCGCCGAGATCGTCGCGAAGATCGAGGGGTTCAACCCGATGGGGAGCGTCAAGGAGCGGATCGCCCTCGAGATCGTCGAGCGGGCGGAGGCCGACGGGTCGCTGAAGGCCGGGATGACCCTCCTCGAGTCCTCGTCCGGGAACACCGGGATCGGCCTCGCGATGGTGGGCGCGGCGAAGGGGTACGAGGTCGTCGTCACGATGCCGTGGAAGGCGAGCGTGGAGCGCCGCGTGATCCTGCGGGCGCTCGGCGCCCGCGTCGTCCTCACCCCTCCCGGCGGGAGCTCCGACACGGCATGGGACATGGCCGACGAGATGGCGACGGGGGAGCCGGACCGCTATTTTCGGGTGGCGCAGTACGATTCGCCCCACAACGCCGGCGCCCACTACCGCCACACGGCGGAGGAGATCTGGGAGCAGTGCGGCGGGCGGCTCGACGCGTTCGTGGCGACGCTCGGCACGACCGGCACGATCGTCGGCGCCGGCCGCAGGCTGAAGGAGCTCGACGCGAACATCCGCATCGTCGCCGCGGAGCCGCAGCCGGGTCACACGCAGATGGGGCTTCGCAATCTCGAGGAGTCGCGCGTGCCTTCGATCTGGGACCCCGAAGTCGCCGACGACCGGATCGTCGTCAGCGACGAGGACGCGTACCGCGCCGCGCGCGATCTGACCCGGCGCGAGGGGATCTTCGGCGGCATCTCGTCCGGCACCGCGGTGCACGCCGCCCTCGTGACGGCCCGGCGCCTCGGGCGCGGGCGCGTCGTGGCGCTCCTCCCGGATCGCGGGGAGAAGTACCTTTCGACGAGCCTCTTTCCGAAGGACGGCGCATGA
- the trpC gene encoding indole-3-glycerol phosphate synthase TrpC, with product MTSDTQDFLAKVVAASRARIALLEGDTPLSAMEERIWNLPPAASFEAPLRGAERLHVIAEMKRSSPSAGILVEHYDPRRIAHAYLEGGASAISVLTEPDLFGGDLSHLRFAGTSGLPILRKDFLVSPYQVAEARLAGADAVLLIVAALGEVGLRQMLQAAGKYGLAALVEIHDEEDIQMAAGCGARIVGVNSRDLRTLKIDPDRCAKLAPKLPRSVIRVAESGVSRPDQARALRKTGYDAVLVGEALMRAEDPVAALRRLVEAGTP from the coding sequence ATGACCTCCGACACGCAGGACTTTCTCGCGAAGGTGGTCGCCGCCTCGCGCGCCCGCATCGCTCTCCTCGAAGGGGACACGCCGCTCTCCGCGATGGAGGAGCGGATCTGGAACCTCCCGCCGGCGGCCTCGTTCGAGGCGCCGCTTCGCGGCGCGGAGCGGCTCCACGTCATCGCCGAGATGAAGAGGTCGTCCCCCTCCGCGGGGATCCTCGTGGAACATTACGACCCGAGGCGGATCGCGCACGCGTACCTCGAGGGAGGCGCCTCGGCGATCTCGGTCCTCACCGAGCCCGACCTCTTCGGCGGCGATCTCTCGCACCTCCGCTTCGCCGGGACCTCGGGTCTCCCGATCCTGAGGAAGGACTTCCTCGTCAGCCCGTACCAGGTCGCCGAGGCCCGCCTCGCCGGCGCGGACGCGGTCCTCCTGATCGTCGCCGCCCTCGGCGAGGTGGGGCTCAGGCAGATGCTGCAGGCGGCCGGGAAGTACGGCCTCGCCGCGCTCGTCGAGATCCACGACGAGGAGGACATCCAGATGGCCGCCGGCTGCGGCGCGCGGATCGTCGGCGTGAACTCCCGCGACCTCCGCACGCTCAAGATCGACCCCGACCGGTGCGCGAAGCTCGCGCCGAAGCTCCCGCGGTCCGTCATCCGCGTCGCCGAGAGCGGCGTCTCCCGCCCCGACCAGGCGAGAGCCCTCAGGAAGACCGGCTACGACGCGGTCCTGGTCGGCGAGGCCCTCATGCGCGCGGAAGATCCCGTGGCGGCGCTGCGGAGGCTCGTCGAGGCGGGGACGCCATGA